A window from Citrus sinensis cultivar Valencia sweet orange chromosome 5, DVS_A1.0, whole genome shotgun sequence encodes these proteins:
- the LOC127902134 gene encoding cytochrome P450 98A2-like → MFYIPCSFSYQTTIMALHVLFLTIFFIFLSYKLYQKLRLKLPPGPRPWPVVGNLYHLKPVRYRLFAEWAQTYGPIMSVWFGSTLNVVISSSELAKQVLKENDQQLSNRRRSRAALRLSRNGKDLIWADYGPHYVKVRKVSTLELLSSKKLEALRPIREDEVTAMVESIFRDCTNPEKKGQNMKLRDYLSAVSFNNITRLVLGKRFMSPEGVLNEQGIEFKDILGNGVKLGAPVTLAEYTPWLRWMFPLEEEKYVKHNERRDKLTKTIMAEHTLARQKGGGAAKPHFVDALLNLQEEYELSDDTIIGLLWNMIIAGMDTTTITVEWAMAELIKNPRVQQKAQEELDQVVGPNRVMTEADFQNLHYLQCVVKESMRLHPPTPLMLPHKANADVKISGYNVPKGSVVHVNVWAIGRDPADWKNPLEFRPERFLEEDIDMKGHDYRLLPFGSGRRICPGIQLGINLVTSMLGHLLHHFWWAPAKGVKPEEIDMAGNPGQVTYMTTPLEVVATPRLADHGLYKRVLVDM, encoded by the exons ATGTTCTATATTCCATGTTCTTTCTCATATCAAACAACAATTATGGCTCTTCACGTTCTCTTCCTCACAATATTCTTCATCTTCCTGTCCTACAAGCTTTACCAAAAGCTCAGACTGAAGCTACCACCAGGGCCACGGCCATGGCCCGTCGTGGGAAACCTCTACCACTTAAAACCTGTCCGATATCGGTTGTTTGCCGAGTGGGCTCAGACTTACGGGCCTATAATGTCCGTTTGGTTCGGTTCCACTTTAAACGTCGTTATTTCGAGCTCGGAGTTGGCCAAGCAAGttcttaaagaaaatgatcaaCAATTATCAAATAGGCGCAGAAGTAGAGCAGCTCTTAGGCTTTCTAGAAATGGAAAAGACCTTATTTGGGCTGACTATGGTCCTCATTATGTTAAGGTTAGAAAAGTTTCTACTCTTGAGCTTCTGTCTTCCAAAAAGCTTGAGGCCCTTAGGCCAATTAGGGAAGATGAAGTCACTGCCATGGTTGAATCCATCTTTAGAGACTGCACTAACCCAG AGAAAAAGGGGCAGAATATGAAACTGAGGGATTACTTGTCAGCAGTATCATTCAACAACATTACAAGACTTGTTCTTGGAAAGCGATTTATGAGCCCAGAAGGTGTACTGAACGAGCAAGGTATTGAGTTCAAGGACATTCTTGGAAATGGAGTCAAGCTCGGGGCTCCTGTAACATTAGCAGAATACACTCCATGGCTAAGATGGATGTTTCCACTAGAGGAAGAGAAATATGTGAAGCACAATGAACGCAGAGATAAGCTTACGAAAACCATAATGGCAGAACATACCCTTGCTCGTCAAAAGGGTGGAGGAGCTGCTAAGCCACACTTCGTTGATGCGTTGCTCAATTTGCAAGAGGAATATGAACTTAGTGATGATACAATTATTGGGCTACTTTGG AACATGATAATAGCAGGCATGGACACCACAACAATAACTGTAGAATGGGCAATGGCAGAGCTCATAAAAAACCCTAGAGTGCAACAAAAAGCTCAGGAAGAACTAGACCAAGTAGTAGGCCCTAATCGCGTCATGACAGAAGCAGACTTTCAAAACCTGCACTATCTCCAGTGCGTGGTCAAAGAATCAATGCGGCTACACCCACCAACGCCTCTAATGCTGCCCCACAAAGCCAACGCCGATGTAAAAATCAGCGGCTACAACGTCCCGAAAGGATCAGTCGTACATGTAAACGTTTGGGCCATAGGCAGAGACCCTGCTGATTGGAAAAACCCGTTGGAATTTAGGCCTGAGAGGTTCTTAGAGGAGGACATTGACATGAAAGGACACGATTATCGATTGTTACCATTTGGTTCGGGGAGAAGAATTTGTCCCGGCATACAACTTGGCATAAATTTAGTGACCTCGATGTTGGGTCATCTTTTGCACCATTTTTGGTGGGCACCGGCTAAAGGAGTGAAGCCTGAGGAAATTGATATGGCCGGGAACCCTGGACAGGTCACGTACATGACCACACCCCTTGAGGTTGTGGCTACCCCGCGGTTGGCTGATCATGGCCTGTACAAACGTGTCCTTGTGGACATGTGA
- the LOC127902270 gene encoding uncharacterized protein LOC127902270: MEKHVLMKLCQVLSESYGLKRGNNISIIESVAMFFITLGHAFGNRMVQEIFQHSGKYYLVDARYPHITGYLDPYKGGDIIF; this comes from the exons ATGGAAAAACATGTACTTATGAAATTATGTCAAGTTTTGAGTGAATCATATGGTCTTAAAAGAGGCAATAATATATCTATAATTGAGTCAGTAGCtatgttttttattacattagGTCATGCATTTGGGAATAGAATGGTTCAAGAAATATTTCAACATTCAG GTAAGTATTACCTAGTAGATGCTAGATATCCTCACATAACAGGTTATTTAGATCCTTATAAAGGTGGCGATATCATCTTCTAG